A window of Hordeum vulgare subsp. vulgare chromosome 5H, MorexV3_pseudomolecules_assembly, whole genome shotgun sequence genomic DNA:
gatagtcttctcaacacaaatcactctctcacagaatatgcatgggtaggagaggctgatttggtggaaaacagtttggggaggctagagatcatgtgtatatagttgGAGGAGGCGTTCCTGTCGACTACGAAGGCGTTTGTGACGACTTAGTCAATCTCAAGATAACGTGTCGACTCAGTCGCTCGTAGGTGCTAGTAGGGATAGGATGTGTGTGTGCGTTTATATGAGTGAGTAGATGCGCGTAAGTATGATCGTCTATGTATGTAATGTGTTCAACAAAAAATATTATGAAAGAAAATCCTTTCTGGCGATAATTTGTTGTTAGAGGGGTGACAAATGCACCCTTTTAAATGGTGGTTTTAGCTTGAAGACAAAATCGAACGGTGACAACTTtaaacaaaaaaatatcttttCTAAGATAAACTGCCATGTTGATATGAAGCAATTTTCACTCTCGCAGAACTAAAAATAGTAGTGACATCATTCGCAAATATCGCCCCCTCCTGAAAAACCTTCGTTCGAAGGGGTCACATTGTAAAATATGCTTCATGCAGGGCGCAGGTACTCTAACGCTCCGTTTGGATGTTGCATTTGAAGCCTTGGCATTGCATTGGTTTGAATATTGGTATCACAGTATATTGTCTTGAGATTGAATGTTAATATTTTTGTTTGGATGTTTAGGTATTAGGAACAAATTTGAGATTGAGACTGAATGCCAAATGATGCTTGGATGGTCAAAATCGGGGTGGAGGTCGCCAAAGAGAAAATGAGAGGGACTGCAACCTCCTTCATGAGCGGCCCCTAGGGGCGGATGTTGACCTCCGGCCAGCCCCAGAAGGACGAGTCCAAGAAGAAGACTTCGAGCGAGGTCGAGGATCAGGCAGCGGCCCGAGTAGCCGTCGAGCAGCTGCAGGATCACCATCGCATGAACTGGATCCCCAACCCAAGATGCACAAAAGAGAGAGATGAGAACGGGGcagataaaaggaaaaggaagtgTGGCGAGGTAGGAGGGTGACGATGGCCACTGGAAAAGTGGACGACGGGATGGCCTACATGCGTCGGCTGTCGTCATCGTGCACGGTGGGGGAGACCTCCTGTCCAGCGCGAGGATTGGAAGGATGACGGTCCTTTTGGCCGCGAACGGGTAGGCACTATCGTGAATACTCAGCAATGTCGAGTACATAGGCTCCGAATTGTGCTAGGAGCATTTTACCTTCGGGTCGGGTCGCTCGATATCGAGCCCGAATGCCACAACTGAATGTCAAGAACAACCAAACGGTGGTATTCAGGATATTCAGCCGAGGAAAATGCCAATACCCCCAGGTCTGAATGCAAACATTCGAATGCAACATAAGTTtgctagagttgcttcaacttagCGAAACTAATCTTTTTTAACACGGTACAATCAGAGTCCCTCACATACATGATCTTTATGAATACACGTGCGCACACCTTGTCCCTATGAGCATTTTTAAGAGACTGAGCCGGTGCATCATCTTAAGATTGACGAAGTCGTCAAGGACGCATTCGTAACCGACGAAAATGTCTTCTTCCTGAATGCACATCACTGAAAGGACTGAAATAAATCTAAGAAAATGCAAGCAGCGACTTCAAGTTTGAAACTTGAAGTCACCACTACCCTCCTCCTAATCATGCAATTACAAGTTAATTTGCTTATAACGATACTAATCTAAATTGCAGTGTGACAAAATGCGTTTTTTTTTAGAGAGATGACAAATAGCACATGATAAGCTATTCCACAAACCAAATACATAAAGAAAATATCGACGAGGAATTTGTTGGTCAGATAGTATACGCAGTTGCGGGTGAGTGAGGCGCCAAACCGTATCCTGTCCCATTCGCCACGTCTGACAGGGACGCACTCCCTCCTCTGCGCTTGACCGCTTCCACGGGACCGATCCCAATGATCTTGACAAAATCAATCATGCTGCCGTGTGGGACCGCCGTTAATGGATGCTGCACTGCAAGTCCGCAGCCTCCTCCTGGACGTACGTATCTAGTTGCTGCACAAAGTTTGGCACAATCAAGACTCAACGCGTGTCCCCACGGCCGACACGTAGGCGGATCTTTCACGCCAGGTTACCAAATAAACTAATCAACTCGTGTCCACGTCGCCTAATAGCGGATTACTACCGATTAACTACTTACTTCCTTTCCCCTAAAAAAAAAAACTACTTACTTCCTTCCCGTCCAGTAGGCGACGGAGTAGAGCGCACGCGCGAATCTCCAAGCTTTGGTGGAGGCCAGGGGATGAGCGTGTGGTCGCTGCTCGGTGTTCGCCGGCGAGCTGCCTCGCGGTTTCCATGTCGGCCATGTGGGCCCAGCCATCACCCATAGTCGCATATGTATATCTTTGGCGGCTGGCGGGTCGAAGGGGGCAATGCGTCGCACGCGACATACCATATGCCAGGTGTGCAGCGAGCGATCCGGTGGGCCAGGCCGTACGTACGTCTACCCCGAGCGCAGCTTACGATCTCCATGACCGAATGGACCATGACCATGGTGAAACGAACACGACTGTAGTACCACCACCATCCTTCTCTCTCCTGGCTCCTGCATGCGTCGGTTGCGTAGACCAAATGAGCCTGCACGGCCGACCAAAGCCGCCCACCCCGATGAAGATGGTTTGCTTGCTTCTAAGTTTCAACTCTTTCTTCATTCACAAAGCTAGCAGGTTACTTGTAACCAAGTTCAAGGAATCTATCTTGCTTTTGCTCGTCTGAACCTAAAGATTGCATCCCATAATCCCATGTACGTGCTCACGTACCACACCACACATGCCCTCGCCTCACTCGCCGGCATGGCCCCGTCGGCAATCTATCAGtccggacatgcatgcatcaacgcgaGATCATGGCCATAGCCCAAAATCTGTAATAAGAAAGTCTAATATAATAGTGATATAGGTGTATCATCATGGTCATGGTCTCATGGAGCTATAGACGAAGAAGCTGCCATGCCCCTTCTCATCTCGCTTTCCTGCGTTCCTATCCATTAGCGTCATCGGGCTCCACGTGTCGACTCTGCCACGCGTCGGCATCCCACGCGAGTGCTCCCTGTCTGGTAACACGTGTTCCGCCTCCTCTATAAGTACGTGCCCTTCGCTCTCCTCACTAGGAATTCAGGAATTTACAGCCCACCTCTCGACCTCTCTTGAGCTTACTCCATTTTATGCGCCCACCAGTACTTCCCTTAATCCAAGCGCACCACTACCGGCCGCTTCATCCACGATGCCGGCGCCGACGCCACCACGGAACCAGCCCAAACGCCGGCGGCTGCTTGCCCTCCCCGCGGTCTGCCCCTGCGAGGGCATCGCACCGGAGCCGCTCCTCGCCTCCCTCGTTTCGCTCACGGCCGATGTGGCGAGCCGCAGGGCCGGCGACGCCAGCGCCTTCCCCGTGCTCCGCCGCGGCACGCGCCAAGCAGTGCGCCTCGCCGGCCTCCTGCTCGCCTTCCTCGAGGAGATCCAGGACGCCGCGGCCACTCTGTCGCACTCCGCCGTGGTCGGTCTCACGGAGCTGCACGTCGCCATGCAGAAGATGAGGTTCTTGCTCACGGACTGCGCGCGTCGAGGGGCGCGCCTGTGGGTGCTCGTGAACGCTGAACTGATAGCGTCTGAGCTCAGGTTGTGCCTGGGATCCGTCGCGGCGGCCATGGACGTGCTGCCTACGTGCATCGTCGGTGCATCCGTTGAGTCGGGGGAGCTCGGCCGGCTGGTATCGGATCAGGCGTGGCGCGCGATGGTGCGGCCTGACGCCGGCGACAAACTAGCAGTGCGGAGCGTACGGTCTATCATGGACACCTTTAAGAGGGGCGTCGCGCCGGAGGCAGATGATGTGATGCGGGTGCTCCGCCGGATCAGGGTCGAAAGCTGGTTCCAGTGCTCCGAGGAGATCGCTTTCTTGGATGGCGAGCTGTCCGCGCGATTCGACGCTGGCGACGAGAACAGCACCGAGGTGGTCCTCATCAACAGTTTGATGGCGTTCCTGGTGTACTGCCGCGTGGTACTGTTCGATCACATTGACTCGAAGCAGTCGGATGCGACGGCGGTGCGACCGGCGACGTGCCCGGAGTGGATCAGACCGGAGGCGCTGCAGTGCCCGATCACACTGGAACTCATGAGCAACCCGGTGACCGTGTCCACCGGCCAGACATACGACCGCGCGTCCATCACACGGTGGATGAAGGCCGGGTGCCGCACGTGCCCAGTCACCGGAGAGAAGCTGCGCACCGTCGACCTCGTGCCGAACGCCTCGCTGTGCGGGATCATCGAGCGGATGCTGCTCAGCAACGGCGTCTCGCTTCCCGAGACGAGCTCCAAGCAACGCCACGGCGACGCTGACAGCTCAGCCGCTACATTCAGTCCGGCAGCCGCCGGCGCCGCGCGGCTCGCCGTTAGCTACATCGTGGCGCAGTTCGCGACGGGGTCGACGGAGGAGCGAAGGAAGGCGACGTGCGAGGCCCGCAAGCTCTCCAAGCACAGCATGTTCTACCGAGCGCTCTTCGTGGAGGCCAATGCCGTACCGTGGTTACTGTGCCTCCTGTCCTGCATGGACGCGTCCGTGCAGGACAATGCCGTGGCGTCCCTACTCAACCTCTCCAAGCACCCCGGTGGCCGGACGGCGCTCGTCGAGGCGGGAGGCATCGGCCTCGTGGTCGACATCGTCAACGTCGGCGCCAAGGCCGAGACGCAGCAGAACGCCGTGGCCATTCTGTTCTACCTCTCGTCCAACGCCGAGTACGCCGAGGAGATTGGCCGGTTCCCGGAGGCCATACCGACGCTAGTGCGGCTCATCAAGGAGGGCGCGCACCGAGGCCGGAAGAACGCCATGGTCAGCCTCTACGGTCTGCTCCAATCCCCGAGCAACCACGCCAAAGCCGTTGCTGCCGGCGCCGTGGTGGTGCTTGCTGGCCTCCTTTCCAGCGACCGCGACGGCGACGTCGCCTGCGACACCGTCTCGCTGCTGGCGAGGATCGCTGAGCAGCCGGCGGGCTCACAGGCCGTGCTCGCGCGGGCGGGCCTAGTCGCCCGCCTCGTCGAGTTCCTCGCCGCGTCTTCCTCTCGTTCCGGGAAGGACCACTGCGTGGGGCTGCTGGTCATGCTGTGCCGGCACGGCGGCGAGAAGGTGGTCGCCCTGCTGGGCCGGATGCCGGGGCTGATGGGGTCGCTGCACTCGCTCGTCGCCGACGGCAGCCCGGCGACTTGCAAGAAGGCGCGGTCGCTGATCAGCATGATCCACCGGCATTACGAGCTGACCAGGCCGTCATCACCGCCGGTGCCGCTGCCGGTGCCAACACCGGACGCCGGTGACCGTTACGTTCGGCTCGTGCTATAGCGCCGTTTGCGACCAGGCGTCTCCTTCTCCTAGCTAGTCTTATGTAAGTACATCGTACAGCGTGATGGATACATGACCATTTTTGCTCTCGGTCCCATTCTCAGCTCGAGTTTTAGAAGAGCTGAGATTGAATTTTGTTTCATTTCCCCTATTCCTTGTGTTATACGCTCCCTATTGCTATACACGTGCATACAAAGATTAGAGTTGCAGTTTGTAACACCTTTGTTGTACATATTTGTGTGAAACTGGTTTGTGTGtcttttttttcgaaacagaggtAACAAATTTGTCTCATCAATTaattaagaagaagagaattATCTGATTAATTAACGAAAAATCGAATGAAAATCGATACATGTAGACCACATGCAGACTACTCGCTaaagaagaagctccatactcccATGATCAACTCATCGAATAAACATAACACGCAAGACCCATGACCACTCGCACTTCTACGTCGTAATAAAACCCCCAACGAAATCAGGCTTGAATATAACGGGAACCACCAAATCCACGAAGACTAGCCAATCGAAGATGGTGGTCGAAGAGCTTGAGTATCATCCATTAAGCAGTCGCGGACGTCCTATCAATGGCGCCATTCTTCTCACCTATGTTTTTGAGAACCTTCTTCACCTTCTTGATTTTGTGCGTAGAAGCCTCCTCCGTTAGGAGTCAAGCAATCGTCTTGTCAGACCCAGGACTAGCTGCCTTCAAACCAGTGAGCAAGCGAAAAAGCTTTTTCGCGAAAACCACCTCGTCAATACGGGCCAACATACTTTCACGGTCAAAGAGGGGCGATCGGATGGTCTTCAATGCCTCAGAATTAGGTGCCAAAGCACCTACCTCATCAACCTCGGCACCCACGGATGCTGCATGGTCAACAACCACAGGTGGGACAACCAAAGCAATATCCAAACCCCCA
This region includes:
- the LOC123395831 gene encoding U-box domain-containing protein 19-like, which produces MPAPTPPRNQPKRRRLLALPAVCPCEGIAPEPLLASLVSLTADVASRRAGDASAFPVLRRGTRQAVRLAGLLLAFLEEIQDAAATLSHSAVVGLTELHVAMQKMRFLLTDCARRGARLWVLVNAELIASELRLCLGSVAAAMDVLPTCIVGASVESGELGRLVSDQAWRAMVRPDAGDKLAVRSVRSIMDTFKRGVAPEADDVMRVLRRIRVESWFQCSEEIAFLDGELSARFDAGDENSTEVVLINSLMAFLVYCRVVLFDHIDSKQSDATAVRPATCPEWIRPEALQCPITLELMSNPVTVSTGQTYDRASITRWMKAGCRTCPVTGEKLRTVDLVPNASLCGIIERMLLSNGVSLPETSSKQRHGDADSSAATFSPAAAGAARLAVSYIVAQFATGSTEERRKATCEARKLSKHSMFYRALFVEANAVPWLLCLLSCMDASVQDNAVASLLNLSKHPGGRTALVEAGGIGLVVDIVNVGAKAETQQNAVAILFYLSSNAEYAEEIGRFPEAIPTLVRLIKEGAHRGRKNAMVSLYGLLQSPSNHAKAVAAGAVVVLAGLLSSDRDGDVACDTVSLLARIAEQPAGSQAVLARAGLVARLVEFLAASSSRSGKDHCVGLLVMLCRHGGEKVVALLGRMPGLMGSLHSLVADGSPATCKKARSLISMIHRHYELTRPSSPPVPLPVPTPDAGDRYVRLVL